Proteins encoded by one window of Toxotes jaculatrix isolate fToxJac2 chromosome 22, fToxJac2.pri, whole genome shotgun sequence:
- the LOC121176428 gene encoding angiopoietin-related protein 5-like → MKSLVGCCWLIVAFLLSCTEQAGRKQTSVSPQGADCTQIKALSPQASSGVYMIQPPGVKTPFKVYCEMRADGGWTVFQRRSGGAVSFIRTWAAYKNGFGNLKQDHWLGLKKVLSVTKNRTKKWTLRVDLWDHDGGTAYAKYKNFKLGNEKTAFKLHVGEYSGNAGDAIRGAYPGIDQNGYGFSTIDRDNDGCSPCIFGDIAQSECSSSEGGGWWYSRCGSASLNGDWHPAGDHIGWASGLYWHTWKTPEPYSVKASRMMIKSE, encoded by the exons ATGAAGAGTCTTGTTGGATGTTGTTGGCTCATCGTGGCATTTCTCTTGAGCTGCACAGAACAGGCtggg AGAAAGCAGACATCAGTTTCTCCTCAAG GAGCAGACTGCACACAGATTAAGGCTCTCTCACCACAAGCATCCAGTGGGGTTTATATGATCCAGCCTCCAGGTGTCAAGACCCCGTTCAAG GTCTACTGTGAGATGCGAGCAGATGGAGGCTGGACGGTGTTTCAGAGGCGCAGCGGAGGAGCGGTTTCCTTCATCAGGACGTGGGCGGCATACAAAAATGGTTTTGGAAACCTAAAAC AGGACCACTGGCTCGGTCTGAAGAAAGTTTTGTCTGTGACCAAGAACAGGACCAAAAAGTGGACCCTCAGGGTGGACTTGTGGGACCACGATGGCGGCACGGCTTACGCCAAATACAAAAACTTTAAACTGGGAAATGAGAAAACAGCTTTCAAACTGCATGTTGGGGAATACAGTGGAAACGCAG GTGACGCCATCCGTGGTGCCTACCCAGGCATTGACCAGAACGGCTACGGCTTCAGCACTATTGACCGTGACAACGACGGCTGCTCCCCATGCATCTTCGGTGACATTGCTCAAAGTGAATGTTCCTCTTCAGAGGGCGGGGGTTGGTGGTACAGTCGCTGTGGTTCTGCCAGTCTAAATGGGGACTGGCATCCTGCTGGCGACCACATCGGTTGGGCATCTGGTCTTTACTGGCATACCTGGAAAACTCCTGAGCCTTACTCAGTCAAGGCCAGCAGAATGATGATCAAGTCTGAGTGA
- the LOC121176427 gene encoding NXPE family member 3-like isoform X2 translates to MHHGFCTFQPLFTEDTREENLILDSIDWPETPSLPAPLSLEHTSDPAHSSFTILPRKGGGQWHVGDQLKVMIKMYDFKGHPKKSGGDFLVARLHNAKLGAGVTGQVVDHLNGCYSAVFTLLWEGSAEVEVTLVHPSEAITVLQRLTSEQPDRIYFTSLFRSGSVSESTTCNICLHPNQQPLCNYTDLYTGEPWFCYKPKKLKCDTRITHSKGGFNKKLNDKEEKLFQSNVNMKVPIWASGNSSVTVLSKKTGQPAVNNNIVKSGPSGYYSQGAWRTLGGTTVHQFNTSSAISQCLKDKTVHLYGDSTIRQWFEYLNAALPDLKEFNLHSLKQAGPFMALDYANNIMVTYRCHGPPIRFISVPVSQLRYIANELDGLSGGTNTVVVLGIWSHFSTFPIKVYIRRLQSIRRAVVRLLDRAPGTVVIIRTANLKALTLYETLTNSDWYSLQRDKVLRAVFKGLNVRLVDAWEMTLAHHLPHNLHPQPPIIKNMMDVVLSYICPQKRG, encoded by the exons ATGCATCATGGCTTCTGCACCTTCCAACCACTGTTCACTGAGGACACTCGGGAAGAAAATCTCATTCTAGACTCCATTGACTGGCCTGAAACTCCCTCTTTGCCAGCTCCGCTTTCTCTGGAGCACACCAGTGATCCTGCCCACAGCAGCTTCACAATTCTCCCACGGAAGGGAGGAGGACAGTGGCATGTAGGAGATCAGCTGAAGGTTATGATCAAAATGTATGACTTCAAGGGCCATCCCAAGAAGTCTGGAGGAGACTTCTTAGTTGCTCGGCTGCACAATGCGAAGCTTGGGGCAGGTGTGACTGGGCAAGTGGTGGATCACCTCAATGGCTGCTACTCTGCTGTATTCACTTTACTCTGGGAAGGAAGCGCAGAGGTTGAG GTGACTCTGGTTCACCCCAGTGAAGCTATTACAGTTCTGCAAAGGCTGACCAGCGAACAGCCGGACAGGATTTACTTCACAAGCCTCTTCCGCTCAGGCTCAGTGTCTGAATCTACCACCTGTAACATATGCCTGCATCCAAACCAGCAGCCGTTGTGCAACTACACTGACCTCTATACAGGTGAACCGTGGTTCTGCTACAAGCCAAAGAAACTAAAATGCGACACCAGGATCACTCACTCTAAAGGAGGATTCAATAAAAAGCTCAATGACAAGGAGGAGAAGCTCTTTCAAAG TAATGTCAACATGAAAGTCCCTATTTGGGCTTCAGGAAATAGCAGTGTCACTGTGCTGTCGAAGAAGACAG GTCAACCAGCAGTGAATAACAACATTGTGAAATCTGGACCCTCTGGCTATTACTCCCAAGGAGCGTGGCGAACACTAGGTGGCACCACAGTTCACCAGTTCAATACCTCCTCTGCTATCAGTCAGTGTCTGAAGGACAAGACGGTCCACCTGTATGGAGACTCCACAATCAGGCAGTGGTTTGAATACCTCAATGCAGCACTACCAG ATCTCAAGGAGTTCAACCTACACAGCCTGAAGCAAGCTGGACCTTTCATGGCCTTAGACTATGCAAACAACATCATGGTGACATATCGTTGCCACGGTCCTCCTATACGTTTTATCAGTGTTCCAGTCAGCCAGCTGCGTTACATTGCCAATGAACTAGATGGCTTAAGCGGAGGCACCAACACTGTTGTAGTTCTTGGAATCTGGTCTCACTTCAGCACTTTCCCCATCAAGGTCTACATCCGGAGGCTGCAGAGCATCCGCAGGGCTGTGGTGCGGCTGCTGGACAGGGCTCCAGGCACGGTGGTCATCATCCGCACTGCAAACCTGAAAGCACTGACACTTTATGAGACGTTGACCAACAGCGACTGGTACTCACTACAGCGTGACAAGGTGCTCCGAGCCGTGTTCAAAGGATTGAATGTTCGTCTAGTGGATGCCTGGGAGATGACCTTGGCCCACCACCTGCCGCACAACCTCCACCCACAACCTCCCATTATTAAGAATATGATGGATGTTGTCTTGTCCTACATATGCCCTCAAAAACGTGGCtag
- the LOC121176427 gene encoding NXPE family member 3-like isoform X1 translates to MMITACKRREVNICPPKYGAIFLFLVVVALIFTLQNMDVLEHEVNSTVITLTVDPYMHHGFCTFQPLFTEDTREENLILDSIDWPETPSLPAPLSLEHTSDPAHSSFTILPRKGGGQWHVGDQLKVMIKMYDFKGHPKKSGGDFLVARLHNAKLGAGVTGQVVDHLNGCYSAVFTLLWEGSAEVEVTLVHPSEAITVLQRLTSEQPDRIYFTSLFRSGSVSESTTCNICLHPNQQPLCNYTDLYTGEPWFCYKPKKLKCDTRITHSKGGFNKKLNDKEEKLFQSNVNMKVPIWASGNSSVTVLSKKTGQPAVNNNIVKSGPSGYYSQGAWRTLGGTTVHQFNTSSAISQCLKDKTVHLYGDSTIRQWFEYLNAALPDLKEFNLHSLKQAGPFMALDYANNIMVTYRCHGPPIRFISVPVSQLRYIANELDGLSGGTNTVVVLGIWSHFSTFPIKVYIRRLQSIRRAVVRLLDRAPGTVVIIRTANLKALTLYETLTNSDWYSLQRDKVLRAVFKGLNVRLVDAWEMTLAHHLPHNLHPQPPIIKNMMDVVLSYICPQKRG, encoded by the exons CATGAAGTGAACTCCACCGTCATCACCCTGACGGTTGACCCGTACATGCATCATGGCTTCTGCACCTTCCAACCACTGTTCACTGAGGACACTCGGGAAGAAAATCTCATTCTAGACTCCATTGACTGGCCTGAAACTCCCTCTTTGCCAGCTCCGCTTTCTCTGGAGCACACCAGTGATCCTGCCCACAGCAGCTTCACAATTCTCCCACGGAAGGGAGGAGGACAGTGGCATGTAGGAGATCAGCTGAAGGTTATGATCAAAATGTATGACTTCAAGGGCCATCCCAAGAAGTCTGGAGGAGACTTCTTAGTTGCTCGGCTGCACAATGCGAAGCTTGGGGCAGGTGTGACTGGGCAAGTGGTGGATCACCTCAATGGCTGCTACTCTGCTGTATTCACTTTACTCTGGGAAGGAAGCGCAGAGGTTGAG GTGACTCTGGTTCACCCCAGTGAAGCTATTACAGTTCTGCAAAGGCTGACCAGCGAACAGCCGGACAGGATTTACTTCACAAGCCTCTTCCGCTCAGGCTCAGTGTCTGAATCTACCACCTGTAACATATGCCTGCATCCAAACCAGCAGCCGTTGTGCAACTACACTGACCTCTATACAGGTGAACCGTGGTTCTGCTACAAGCCAAAGAAACTAAAATGCGACACCAGGATCACTCACTCTAAAGGAGGATTCAATAAAAAGCTCAATGACAAGGAGGAGAAGCTCTTTCAAAG TAATGTCAACATGAAAGTCCCTATTTGGGCTTCAGGAAATAGCAGTGTCACTGTGCTGTCGAAGAAGACAG GTCAACCAGCAGTGAATAACAACATTGTGAAATCTGGACCCTCTGGCTATTACTCCCAAGGAGCGTGGCGAACACTAGGTGGCACCACAGTTCACCAGTTCAATACCTCCTCTGCTATCAGTCAGTGTCTGAAGGACAAGACGGTCCACCTGTATGGAGACTCCACAATCAGGCAGTGGTTTGAATACCTCAATGCAGCACTACCAG ATCTCAAGGAGTTCAACCTACACAGCCTGAAGCAAGCTGGACCTTTCATGGCCTTAGACTATGCAAACAACATCATGGTGACATATCGTTGCCACGGTCCTCCTATACGTTTTATCAGTGTTCCAGTCAGCCAGCTGCGTTACATTGCCAATGAACTAGATGGCTTAAGCGGAGGCACCAACACTGTTGTAGTTCTTGGAATCTGGTCTCACTTCAGCACTTTCCCCATCAAGGTCTACATCCGGAGGCTGCAGAGCATCCGCAGGGCTGTGGTGCGGCTGCTGGACAGGGCTCCAGGCACGGTGGTCATCATCCGCACTGCAAACCTGAAAGCACTGACACTTTATGAGACGTTGACCAACAGCGACTGGTACTCACTACAGCGTGACAAGGTGCTCCGAGCCGTGTTCAAAGGATTGAATGTTCGTCTAGTGGATGCCTGGGAGATGACCTTGGCCCACCACCTGCCGCACAACCTCCACCCACAACCTCCCATTATTAAGAATATGATGGATGTTGTCTTGTCCTACATATGCCCTCAAAAACGTGGCtag